Within the Nitrososphaerota archaeon genome, the region CACACGGATGCTGTGAGCGGTTCGAAGATTACCGCTGGTGGCTCACCAGCTAAGAATTCACCGAAGTCTACCCTTGTAGACCATCCTCCGCTTGACACTGCGAACCTGTCTAGGAAAGAGGCATTAACTACACCCTTCTCCCATCCTCTGGCGAAGGATATGGCAGAACGGGAGAGCCAGTTCGACGCGTCGAGGGCGGAGCTCTTCGAAGCCCTTGGGCATCCTGCGCGCGTCCAAATCCTGAGGGCCCTGGAGCGAAAGCCCTTGGGATTTGCCGAGTTAAAGAGGGAGGTGGGCATCGAGAGCAGCGGCCATCTTCAATTCCACCTCCGGAAGCTCACTGGTCTAGTGGGCACCACGTCTGATGGAGTTTACGCTCTCACGGATGAAGGAAGGGAGGCCATAAGGGTCCTCAACACTACGACCACCGGCTCAGGACAAATCGCAGCAAAAGCTAGGACTTCGCTCAGGCGGACCGATTGGACAAGACCTCTATTGGCTGTCCTTTTGATCGGCTTGGTCGTCCTGGCTGGAGTCGCGGTCTACCAGCAGGAACAGATCGCCGGGCTGAACAGCGAGCTGTCCGCCAATGGCCTCCGTCCATCCTGGCTCTTCAAAGGCGCCTACGCGTTCTATGCAGGCAGCAATAACTACACGTTCCCCGCGAATAATTCTGGATGTCCACGATGCACGGAGACCGCAGGGTGGAACGTGAGGCTGCAGGTCGAGAATTTCAACTCGACAGACGTTGAGATGATGTATTTCACCAACCAGACGAGCAGCATCGCTCCATGCTCGTACCAATGCTCCGGTTCCTTCGTAACCAACACGACGAACTGGTATGACATCCGCGTAGCCCCCACATTGCTCCCTATCTCCATCTTAGGAATGGTGCCTGCTGCCGCCTCCTACACGACGCTTGTCCTCAATGGTCATACGTATGATGTCACGCTTTATCCGTATCAAGCTCCGGGGTCTGCCTTCGACGTGTATGTCTACACGAGTGTGGGATTCCCAATCTTGTATAGTAGTCCCGCAACCAACGCCTCCCATGAACCATTGAACATTTGGATAACCCAGACGAACATACCTGGCCTGACCCCGCTGGCATCCACGACACCTTAGGGTTCAGAACGATCTCCGCCTGGCGAAGGCGTCGCAGCCTGAACGATTCTGTAGTCCGGTCGGCGTGGTCGGGTTGCTGCGCCTTGTACAAAACGAGGTGAACGGCTCCTGAGCTCAGGGAGGGCGATCGATGCTGATATCTGGAGCGAAAAGCGCGAGATTCCCGCTCTCTTGGGAGAGCCTCCTTCCGGTCCGCTTAGAACAACTCAGAACGAGCGCTGCCCACTGGGACGAGTTAAGAGAGGCTTCAGACCTTCGCTAGTCTTTCGAGCAGCTCCTTGTTCTCTCGGATAATCGT harbors:
- a CDS encoding winged helix-turn-helix transcriptional regulator, translated to MAERESQFDASRAELFEALGHPARVQILRALERKPLGFAELKREVGIESSGHLQFHLRKLTGLVGTTSDGVYALTDEGREAIRVLNTTTTGSGQIAAKARTSLRRTDWTRPLLAVLLIGLVVLAGVAVYQQEQIAGLNSELSANGLRPSWLFKGAYAFYAGSNNYTFPANNSGCPRCTETAGWNVRLQVENFNSTDVEMMYFTNQTSSIAPCSYQCSGSFVTNTTNWYDIRVAPTLLPISILGMVPAAASYTTLVLNGHTYDVTLYPYQAPGSAFDVYVYTSVGFPILYSSPATNASHEPLNIWITQTNIPGLTPLASTTP